One genomic region from bacterium encodes:
- a CDS encoding Arc family DNA binding domain-containing protein — MAEKKSILLRIDPRLWEELQRWADDELRSLNGQMEWILREAVRRHRRKDLEVPQVQHGGAGNRAE, encoded by the coding sequence ATGGCCGAGAAGAAATCGATATTGCTGCGTATCGATCCCCGATTATGGGAGGAGTTGCAGCGTTGGGCGGATGACGAGTTGCGCAGTCTGAACGGGCAGATGGAATGGATTCTGCGGGAGGCTGTGCGCCGGCACCGGCGCAAGGATCTGGAGGTGCCGCAAGTGCAGCACGGCGGTGCGGGGAATAGAGCCGAATAG
- a CDS encoding cold-shock protein → MERGTVKWFNTSKGYGFITRESGGDIFVHFSGIVGDGFRSLNGGDVVEFEVEETQKGPQAIQVKKL, encoded by the coding sequence ATGGAACGTGGAACGGTGAAGTGGTTCAATACCTCGAAGGGCTATGGCTTCATCACGCGTGAATCAGGTGGTGATATCTTTGTCCACTTTTCGGGCATTGTGGGTGACGGCTTCCGCTCCCTGAACGGAGGCGATGTGGTGGAATTTGAAGTGGAAGAGACGCAGAAGGGTCCCCAGGCAATTCAAGTCAAAAAGCTCTGA
- a CDS encoding lysophospholipid acyltransferase family protein, protein MMGHILTVLRSMVIWVVGLAVAVPALMLIILMAVTLPVRIYNRPGRALLRLIVWIFGGRVTAEGVEQLDPGKTYLFMPNHVSLFDIPLVGGYIPNYARGVEAAEHFSWPLIGWFVRSIGNIPIERANIHASWSSLEKAAEQMRGGKSIIIMPEGTRTITGRLSAFKKLPFRLAQVAGVDIVPIGLSGLYRFKPRRGWMIRPGPLKIKVGTPISYTEFKDLSLVELSALVRERIESLIEFP, encoded by the coding sequence ATGATGGGGCATATCCTGACGGTTCTCCGATCCATGGTCATTTGGGTAGTCGGCCTCGCGGTTGCGGTGCCGGCTCTGATGCTGATTATTCTCATGGCGGTCACCCTGCCTGTGCGAATTTATAACCGGCCCGGGAGAGCCCTGCTCCGGTTGATCGTCTGGATTTTTGGCGGCCGGGTTACGGCGGAAGGGGTGGAGCAGCTCGATCCGGGAAAAACCTATCTTTTCATGCCTAATCACGTCAGCCTTTTCGATATCCCGCTGGTGGGTGGATACATCCCCAATTATGCCCGCGGGGTGGAAGCGGCGGAGCATTTCAGCTGGCCCCTCATCGGCTGGTTCGTGCGTAGCATCGGCAACATTCCCATCGAACGCGCGAACATCCATGCGTCCTGGAGTAGTCTGGAGAAGGCCGCGGAACAGATGCGCGGCGGCAAATCGATCATCATCATGCCGGAGGGAACCCGCACGATCACCGGCCGGCTGAGCGCCTTTAAAAAGCTGCCCTTCCGCCTCGCTCAGGTTGCCGGAGTGGATATTGTCCCCATCGGGCTCTCCGGCCTCTACCGTTTCAAGCCGCGGCGGGGCTGGATGATCCGGCCGGGTCCCCTCAAGATCAAAGTGGGTACACCCATCTCCTACACAGAATTCAAGGATCTCAGCCTGGTCGAACTGAGCGCGCTGGTGCGCGAGCGCATCGAGAGTTTAATCGAGTTTCCCTGA
- the pstC gene encoding phosphate ABC transporter permease subunit PstC: MKPQRQALESLKEWVIERFIWLCGVSAVLFVFGIFIFVFREGADYLFRGFKAGEFFTSIEWYPTSRTHVRYGALALIVGTFSVSLLAMVIAVPFGIGAAIFLSEFCPPRLKETLKIVIELLAAIPSVVWGFIGLTIMNSMLVRLFNAPLGLNMLNGAIILALMSVPIIVSIGEDALKAVPDSYREASLALGCTRWQMIFRVLLPAARNGLLAAVLLGVGRAVGETMAVLMATGHSIRIPHSVLEPVRTLTATIAAELGEAPVHSDHYQVLFIIGILLFTITFVINITADLIVRGIRKEP; this comes from the coding sequence ATGAAACCGCAACGTCAGGCGCTTGAATCCCTGAAGGAATGGGTGATTGAACGCTTCATCTGGTTGTGCGGCGTCAGCGCGGTGCTTTTTGTTTTTGGTATCTTTATTTTTGTCTTCCGTGAGGGGGCTGACTATCTCTTTCGCGGTTTCAAGGCAGGGGAATTTTTCACCAGCATCGAGTGGTACCCCACCTCGCGCACCCATGTGCGTTATGGTGCCCTTGCGCTGATCGTCGGCACCTTCAGCGTCTCCCTGTTGGCGATGGTCATTGCGGTTCCCTTCGGCATAGGCGCAGCCATCTTTCTTTCTGAATTCTGCCCGCCGCGCCTTAAGGAGACCCTCAAAATCGTCATCGAGCTGCTCGCCGCGATTCCTTCGGTGGTATGGGGATTTATCGGTCTTACCATCATGAACTCCATGCTGGTTCGCCTTTTTAATGCGCCGCTGGGGCTGAATATGCTCAATGGGGCGATCATCCTGGCGCTGATGAGCGTGCCGATCATCGTTTCGATCGGCGAGGATGCGCTCAAGGCGGTGCCCGACTCGTATCGCGAGGCCTCGCTGGCTCTCGGCTGCACCCGCTGGCAGATGATTTTCCGGGTGCTGCTGCCGGCGGCACGCAATGGGCTGCTGGCGGCGGTGCTGCTGGGGGTCGGCCGTGCAGTCGGCGAAACGATGGCGGTCCTGATGGCCACGGGCCACTCCATCCGCATTCCCCACAGCGTTCTCGAACCGGTCAGGACCCTGACCGCAACCATCGCCGCGGAACTGGGCGAGGCCCCGGTCCATTCCGATCACTACCAGGTGCTTTTCATTATTGGCATCCTGCTTTTCACCATCACCTTTGTCATCAATATCACCGCGGATCTGATCGTGCGCGGCATCCGGAAAGAGCCGTAA
- a CDS encoding SPFH domain-containing protein: MIRERKSTQYNGWIVLIFVVAAIFLTCWLFVSAVQAQDDGFPVRIILCALLLGLEGFLIHGFFTLEPNEAAVLLLLGKYVGTEKNSGFRYANPLYSRKYLSLRVRNFDGEILKVNDNRGNPIEISAIVVWRVGDTAQALFEVQHYDEYVRMQSESALRHLATQYPYDSHEPGEVSLRASLDEISDALGKEIQARVEKAGVIIEEARINHLAYAPEIASAMLQRQQAEAIIAARQKIVDGAVGMVQMALARLKEDGVLALDEERKANMVSNLMVVLCAERAATPVLNTGSLY, translated from the coding sequence ATGATACGTGAACGAAAGTCAACCCAGTATAATGGCTGGATCGTCCTGATCTTCGTTGTTGCCGCCATCTTTCTCACCTGCTGGCTTTTCGTTTCCGCCGTGCAGGCGCAGGACGACGGTTTTCCCGTCCGTATCATCCTTTGTGCCCTCCTGCTCGGTCTCGAGGGTTTTCTGATCCATGGTTTTTTCACCCTCGAGCCGAACGAAGCGGCGGTCCTGCTGCTACTGGGCAAGTATGTGGGCACAGAGAAAAACAGTGGTTTCCGCTATGCCAATCCCCTCTACTCGCGCAAGTATCTCTCGCTGCGGGTGCGCAACTTTGACGGTGAGATTCTCAAGGTTAATGATAACCGCGGCAATCCCATCGAGATTTCGGCGATTGTAGTCTGGCGGGTTGGGGATACCGCGCAGGCCCTCTTTGAGGTGCAGCACTATGATGAGTATGTGCGCATGCAGTCGGAATCGGCGTTACGGCATCTGGCGACACAGTATCCCTACGACAGTCATGAGCCGGGTGAAGTGAGCCTGCGGGCTTCCCTGGATGAGATTTCGGATGCACTCGGCAAGGAGATCCAGGCGCGGGTGGAGAAGGCCGGTGTGATTATCGAGGAGGCGCGGATCAACCATCTCGCTTACGCCCCGGAGATCGCCTCCGCGATGCTGCAGCGCCAGCAGGCCGAAGCCATCATTGCGGCGCGGCAAAAGATCGTGGATGGCGCGGTGGGGATGGTGCAGATGGCCTTGGCGCGGCTGAAAGAGGATGGCGTACTCGCTCTGGATGAGGAGCGCAAGGCCAACATGGTGAGCAATCTCATGGTGGTGCTCTGTGCGGAGCGGGCGGCCACGCCGGTATTGAATACCGGCAGCTTGTATTAA
- a CDS encoding DUF47 family protein: MFKNLLPKEYAFFDNFARHAALMNTACQALLRLTRGEVEISAGIQTIKNIEHQADAVTHECIDALHRTFITPVDRPDIHRLIRTMDDVLDCIDAAVIRMGLYDIQTMREESIVMAEILISCSVEIQEAVKALRDLKNREMISTQCRTIHELETRGDEIQRAALRRLFQESDPVTIIKWKDVFERLEKSIDRADDVANIIEGIVISAS, encoded by the coding sequence ATGTTTAAAAATCTGCTGCCCAAGGAGTATGCCTTCTTCGATAATTTTGCCAGGCACGCCGCCCTGATGAATACGGCATGCCAGGCCCTGCTGCGGCTCACACGCGGCGAAGTGGAGATCTCCGCCGGCATTCAAACGATCAAGAATATCGAACACCAGGCGGATGCGGTGACGCATGAATGCATTGATGCCCTGCACCGCACCTTCATCACCCCGGTTGACCGGCCGGATATCCATCGCCTGATTCGAACCATGGATGATGTCCTTGACTGCATCGATGCGGCGGTGATCCGTATGGGGCTTTATGATATCCAGACGATGCGTGAAGAGTCCATCGTCATGGCCGAGATTCTCATCTCCTGTTCAGTGGAAATCCAGGAGGCGGTCAAGGCGCTGCGTGATCTCAAGAATCGCGAGATGATCAGTACCCAATGCCGCACCATTCATGAGCTTGAAACGCGAGGTGATGAGATCCAACGGGCCGCGTTGCGCCGGCTTTTCCAGGAGAGCGATCCTGTCACCATTATCAAGTGGAAGGATGTCTTTGAACGGCTGGAAAAGTCTATAGACCGGGCGGATGATGTGGCCAATATCATTGAGGGCATTGTCATATCAGCGAGCTGA
- a CDS encoding inorganic phosphate transporter, with translation MNVTWIVVVITVAMALFFDLINGFHDSANSIATVVSTRVLSPRFAVLWAAFFNFIAMFLFQPRVAETVSKIIYIQPGDPAFIYVVLSGLVGAILWDLLTWWLGLPTSSSHALIGGFAGAGLAFRGTKVIRWEKIWTTVQFIPLSPLLGLLLGFVIMIAVYWIFRRQRPYDVDKIFRKGQLFSAALYSLGHGGNDAQKTMGLIVALLVAAGIVHADTRLSLFNSQTAWIILSCQTAMALGTALGGWRIVKTMGMKLTQLKPVHGFCAETSGALTIFLATHMGIPVSTTHTIAGAIVGVGSTTHASRIKWSVAMRIVISWLITIPFAGLSAALCFWVIQAFHGAF, from the coding sequence ATGAATGTAACCTGGATTGTTGTTGTGATCACCGTGGCCATGGCGCTGTTCTTTGATCTGATCAACGGATTTCATGATTCAGCAAACTCCATCGCCACGGTGGTCTCCACCCGCGTGCTTTCTCCCCGCTTCGCGGTGCTTTGGGCGGCTTTTTTCAATTTTATTGCCATGTTTCTCTTCCAGCCGCGCGTAGCCGAGACCGTCTCCAAAATCATCTACATTCAGCCTGGCGATCCAGCTTTCATCTATGTCGTGCTCTCGGGCTTGGTCGGTGCCATCCTGTGGGACCTGCTTACCTGGTGGCTGGGGCTGCCAACCAGTTCCTCGCATGCTCTGATAGGGGGATTTGCCGGGGCTGGCCTTGCCTTCCGCGGAACAAAGGTGATCCGCTGGGAAAAGATCTGGACCACGGTGCAGTTCATTCCGCTGTCGCCGCTGCTCGGGCTGCTTCTGGGTTTTGTCATCATGATCGCGGTCTACTGGATCTTCCGCAGGCAGCGTCCGTATGACGTCGACAAGATTTTTCGTAAAGGTCAACTCTTTTCCGCAGCGCTCTACTCACTGGGGCACGGTGGCAACGACGCGCAAAAGACCATGGGCCTTATCGTGGCGCTGCTGGTGGCGGCCGGCATCGTCCATGCCGATACCCGGCTCTCTCTTTTCAATTCACAAACCGCCTGGATCATCCTCAGCTGCCAGACGGCGATGGCGCTCGGCACCGCGTTGGGAGGTTGGCGCATTGTTAAAACTATGGGTATGAAACTGACCCAACTCAAACCGGTGCATGGATTTTGTGCGGAGACCTCTGGGGCGCTCACGATATTTCTGGCAACCCACATGGGCATCCCGGTCTCCACCACCCATACGATTGCAGGGGCTATCGTCGGCGTCGGCTCGACCACCCATGCTTCGCGGATCAAGTGGAGTGTCGCCATGCGGATCGTCATTTCCTGGCTGATTACTATCCCCTTTGCGGGTCTTTCGGCAGCCCTCTGCTTTTGGGTGATCCAGGCCTTCCACGGCGCCTTTTAA
- a CDS encoding acyl-CoA dehydratase activase, with the protein MSAANEIQAGLDLGSVSAKLVLAFPPGSAARILASWPELQPLGLCAGQELLGLQQPLCGAPLALARELFIRLLEDGFSGRPVRIQLTGIHARHLAENLQLPLINEFKAIANGAVACDPNVRTILEIGGDASRYLQVHFDSETGYLALLDYARNGECAAGTGSFIDQQVARMGFDVSEVGALVATAEKPANIAGRCSVFAKSDMVHAQQRGYSPAAILKGLCEAVVRNYKGTVLRGKTLLTPVIFLGGVAANPGVVRALREALGIEISVPGLHAFAAALGCARFDGGVILTREHLGVLSRLQEQRPAGESRSGRLTLQNVYRVGEKQQSAPGNEGRIEAYLGIDVGSVSTNLALLDRGGRVLDVVYTRTEGKPVQVVRRELQRWREKWASRVEVMGVGTTGSGREITAELVGADTVNDEITAHKTGAAFIATELGMAPVDTIFEIGGQDSKFISLESGVVVDFAMNEACAAGTGSFLEEQAGKLGISIVDEFADLALQASRSAAMGERCTVFMEKDVSALLQQGMAKEEIAAGLAFSVVQNYLNRVVRGRKIGEVIFFQGGTAYNQAVAAAFAATLDKTIIVPPHCGVMGAIGAALLARDRMAGSSSASRFHGFDPDAIQFSVRHFTCKACSNQCDMQEVAVDGEKSYWGDKCSERYRKRVRTARKAVIPDLFECHRDLLLRGVPGPDGRGVKIGIPRAMYFFDRFPFWRAYFAALGAEVVLSDPTNRQTVALGREYCIAEPCFPILAAHGHVADLMARGVDYIFLPNAINAETPYPATYSWYCPWGQTLPLVIRNTLHNSPWAERILSPVLHFREGAPQLALELEEMARRLGADAASNRRAVATAFAVQADYIQNIKAAGIEALRVLSVAQREAVLLLGRPYNVMDAGLNLNVAGRLRDTYGIDVIPMDFLSFETIDISPVHDNMFWNYGRRILQAAVWAGLQGHLHAIYITNFKCGPDSYIKHWIHTALGAPYLTLQFDEHGNDAGMMTRCEAYLQSKGFLHAGVPMRAVVEELI; encoded by the coding sequence TTGTCAGCAGCAAACGAAATACAGGCCGGGCTGGATCTGGGATCGGTCTCCGCCAAGCTGGTACTTGCCTTTCCCCCCGGGAGCGCAGCCCGGATCCTTGCATCGTGGCCGGAACTGCAGCCGCTGGGCCTCTGCGCCGGCCAGGAGCTTTTAGGACTGCAGCAGCCGCTCTGCGGTGCGCCGCTTGCACTCGCCCGGGAACTCTTCATCCGACTGCTGGAAGACGGTTTTTCTGGACGGCCGGTGCGGATTCAGCTGACCGGTATTCATGCCCGGCATCTCGCCGAAAATTTGCAGCTTCCCCTGATCAATGAGTTCAAAGCCATCGCCAACGGAGCGGTGGCCTGCGATCCCAACGTGCGTACTATTCTGGAAATCGGCGGGGATGCTTCGCGTTACCTGCAGGTCCACTTTGATTCGGAAACCGGCTACCTTGCACTGCTCGATTATGCACGTAACGGGGAGTGCGCCGCCGGGACGGGCTCCTTCATCGACCAGCAGGTGGCGCGCATGGGCTTTGACGTCTCCGAGGTGGGAGCGTTGGTGGCAACGGCAGAAAAGCCGGCGAACATTGCCGGCCGTTGTTCGGTTTTTGCCAAATCCGATATGGTGCATGCCCAGCAGCGGGGCTATTCTCCGGCGGCGATCCTGAAGGGCTTATGTGAGGCGGTGGTCCGCAATTACAAGGGTACGGTTTTGCGCGGTAAAACCCTGCTGACACCGGTGATATTCCTCGGCGGCGTCGCCGCCAACCCGGGCGTTGTCAGAGCATTGCGAGAGGCACTGGGGATCGAGATTTCGGTGCCTGGCTTGCACGCTTTTGCTGCTGCGTTGGGGTGCGCCCGGTTCGATGGGGGGGTAATCCTGACGCGCGAGCATCTCGGCGTGCTCTCCCGGCTGCAGGAACAGCGCCCTGCGGGCGAGAGCCGCAGCGGACGGCTCACTTTGCAAAACGTTTACAGGGTCGGGGAGAAGCAGCAGAGTGCTCCAGGCAACGAGGGAAGGATTGAGGCCTATCTCGGCATCGATGTCGGGTCGGTCAGCACCAACCTGGCTCTGCTGGATCGCGGCGGCCGGGTCCTCGATGTGGTCTATACCCGGACCGAAGGCAAGCCGGTGCAGGTGGTGCGACGCGAGCTGCAGCGATGGCGGGAAAAGTGGGCGAGCCGCGTGGAGGTGATGGGCGTAGGCACGACCGGATCAGGCCGCGAGATCACCGCCGAGCTGGTGGGGGCCGATACCGTCAACGACGAGATCACCGCCCACAAGACCGGCGCGGCCTTTATTGCGACAGAGCTGGGGATGGCCCCAGTCGATACGATCTTTGAGATCGGCGGACAGGATTCCAAATTTATTTCGCTTGAATCGGGGGTAGTTGTTGATTTTGCCATGAATGAAGCTTGCGCGGCCGGCACCGGTTCCTTTCTCGAAGAGCAGGCGGGCAAGCTGGGCATCTCGATTGTGGATGAATTTGCCGACCTCGCGCTGCAGGCCAGCCGGTCTGCTGCCATGGGCGAACGATGCACGGTCTTCATGGAGAAAGATGTTTCGGCCCTGCTGCAGCAGGGGATGGCGAAAGAGGAGATCGCCGCCGGCCTGGCTTTCTCGGTCGTGCAGAACTATCTCAACCGTGTTGTCCGCGGCCGCAAGATCGGCGAGGTGATCTTTTTCCAGGGCGGCACCGCTTACAACCAGGCCGTTGCCGCGGCGTTCGCCGCTACCCTCGACAAGACCATCATCGTTCCGCCCCACTGCGGCGTTATGGGGGCGATTGGCGCAGCGCTTCTGGCGCGCGACCGGATGGCAGGATCGTCGTCGGCGAGCCGCTTTCATGGCTTCGACCCCGATGCCATTCAGTTCTCCGTTCGTCATTTCACATGCAAAGCCTGCTCCAATCAATGTGACATGCAGGAGGTCGCGGTTGACGGCGAAAAGAGCTATTGGGGCGACAAGTGCTCCGAACGCTATCGCAAACGCGTCCGCACCGCCCGCAAAGCGGTGATTCCAGACCTCTTCGAATGTCATCGCGATCTGCTGCTACGCGGGGTTCCCGGACCGGACGGCCGGGGCGTCAAGATCGGCATTCCGCGCGCGATGTACTTTTTTGACCGCTTTCCCTTCTGGCGCGCTTACTTTGCCGCTCTGGGCGCGGAGGTGGTGCTCTCCGACCCGACCAATCGCCAGACCGTCGCTCTGGGGCGTGAGTACTGCATCGCCGAACCCTGTTTTCCCATCCTTGCGGCGCATGGCCATGTCGCCGATTTAATGGCGCGCGGAGTGGATTATATTTTTCTGCCCAATGCCATCAATGCCGAAACGCCCTACCCCGCCACCTACTCCTGGTATTGCCCCTGGGGTCAGACGCTGCCGCTGGTGATCCGGAATACCCTTCATAACTCACCCTGGGCGGAGCGGATCCTTTCCCCGGTGCTCCATTTCCGTGAGGGGGCACCGCAGCTGGCGCTGGAACTCGAGGAGATGGCGAGGCGACTCGGGGCCGATGCCGCAAGCAACCGCCGCGCCGTCGCCACCGCCTTCGCTGTGCAAGCGGACTATATCCAGAATATCAAAGCCGCCGGAATTGAAGCGCTGCGGGTTCTCTCGGTAGCGCAACGTGAAGCGGTGCTCCTGCTCGGCCGCCCCTACAATGTTATGGACGCGGGACTCAATCTCAATGTGGCCGGTAGGCTCCGCGATACCTACGGTATCGATGTCATCCCGATGGATTTTCTCTCTTTCGAGACGATCGATATTTCGCCGGTTCATGACAATATGTTCTGGAATTACGGCCGCCGTATCCTCCAGGCGGCCGTGTGGGCCGGCCTTCAGGGGCATCTGCACGCGATCTACATCACCAATTTCAAATGCGGCCCCGATTCCTATATCAAACACTGGATCCACACCGCCCTGGGTGCACCCTATCTCACCCTGCAGTTTGATGAACACGGCAACGACGCCGGCATGATGACACGCTGCGAAGCCTATCTGCAAAGCAAGGGATTTTTGCACGCGGGCGTTCCCATGCGGGCCGTTGTCGAGGAGTTGATCTGA
- the pstA gene encoding phosphate ABC transporter permease PstA, protein MKYLLLTMTLLIVLPLILIVFYLFYKAAPVLSLDFLLENPIHGMRAGGIWAPLLGTIYLVLLSLLIAMPVGVFAAVYLNEYAGNSWMTRAVNLAVVNLAGVPSIVHALFGLGAFVLFAGIGRSILAASLTLAIMTLPVIIASTKEALAAVPLSFREACWNVGATRWQTIRHVVLPNSISGILTGIILQVSRAAGETAPVMFTGVVFFKAITPGDPFAYGLLDQCMALSMHLFTVSTQVPDVPEPLTYGTAVVLLGVVLLFNALAILIRIKLRSRKKW, encoded by the coding sequence ATGAAGTACCTGCTGCTGACGATGACCCTTCTCATCGTTCTGCCCCTCATCTTGATCGTGTTCTACCTTTTTTACAAAGCGGCGCCGGTCCTCTCCCTCGATTTTCTCCTCGAGAATCCGATCCACGGCATGCGCGCCGGCGGCATCTGGGCCCCCTTGCTCGGCACTATTTACCTGGTTCTGCTGTCGCTGCTGATTGCCATGCCGGTGGGGGTCTTTGCTGCGGTCTATCTCAATGAATATGCCGGCAACAGCTGGATGACTCGAGCCGTCAATCTAGCCGTCGTCAATCTCGCCGGCGTACCCAGCATCGTCCATGCCCTGTTTGGCCTCGGCGCCTTTGTGCTGTTTGCCGGCATCGGCCGCTCGATCCTCGCTGCATCCCTGACCCTGGCGATCATGACTCTGCCGGTCATCATCGCCAGCACCAAGGAGGCGCTCGCGGCGGTCCCCCTCTCCTTCCGTGAGGCGTGCTGGAATGTTGGTGCGACGCGGTGGCAGACCATCCGTCATGTCGTTCTGCCCAATTCCATCAGCGGCATTCTTACCGGCATCATTCTCCAGGTTTCGCGCGCGGCCGGCGAAACGGCACCAGTGATGTTCACAGGGGTGGTTTTTTTCAAGGCGATCACCCCGGGCGATCCCTTCGCCTACGGATTGCTCGACCAGTGCATGGCCCTCTCGATGCATCTCTTCACCGTCTCCACCCAGGTTCCCGATGTCCCCGAGCCCCTGACCTATGGAACGGCGGTGGTGCTGCTCGGCGTGGTGCTGCTCTTCAATGCCCTGGCTATTCTGATCCGCATCAAGTTGCGGAGCCGGAAGAAATGGTGA
- a CDS encoding phosphate ABC transporter ATP-binding protein: MVSSEFKISVSNLSVSYGAVQALKGISFDIRKNEIFAIIGPAQSGKTTLLRTINRTLELTPGVRRTGSVQVDGQEVGEVKNLYGLRRKIGMVAPLPVGLPMTIYDNVAFAPRMSGLRRKSEIDALVERCLRQAALWDEVKDRLDTLGTKLSGGQQQRLTIARALSHQPEILCLDEFSIAIDPVTTMRIEEVLRQLCAQMTIILVTNLTQQARRLSDRTMFLFEGRIVELDRSEVIFSQNPAQQKTYDYVNGIFG, translated from the coding sequence ATGGTGAGCTCAGAATTCAAAATTTCGGTTTCCAACCTGAGCGTCTCCTATGGCGCGGTGCAGGCCCTCAAAGGCATCTCCTTTGATATCCGCAAGAACGAGATTTTCGCCATCATCGGCCCGGCGCAGTCGGGGAAAACGACGCTATTGCGGACGATCAACCGCACCCTCGAACTCACGCCGGGGGTGCGCCGCACCGGTTCGGTTCAAGTCGACGGGCAGGAGGTGGGCGAGGTAAAAAACCTTTACGGGCTGCGGCGCAAGATCGGCATGGTCGCCCCGCTGCCAGTCGGCTTGCCCATGACCATCTATGACAATGTCGCATTCGCCCCGCGTATGAGCGGCCTGCGTCGCAAGAGTGAAATCGATGCCCTGGTCGAGCGCTGTCTGCGTCAGGCAGCGCTTTGGGATGAGGTGAAGGACCGTCTCGATACGCTCGGCACCAAGCTCTCCGGCGGGCAACAGCAACGCCTGACGATCGCCCGGGCCCTTTCGCACCAGCCGGAGATCCTCTGTCTCGACGAGTTCTCTATCGCCATTGATCCGGTCACCACCATGCGCATCGAGGAGGTGCTGCGGCAGCTCTGCGCGCAGATGACCATCATCCTGGTCACCAACCTGACCCAACAGGCCCGCCGGCTCTCCGATCGTACCATGTTTCTCTTCGAGGGCCGGATTGTCGAGCTCGACCGCTCCGAAGTTATCTTTTCACAAAATCCGGCGCAGCAAAAGACCTACGATTACGTCAACGGGATTTTTGGATGA
- a CDS encoding phosphate ABC transporter ATP-binding protein: MIESAFSITTRNLNLWYAGFHALRNVDLQVRDGLITALIGPSGCGKTTLLRCFNRVNERYGNVRTTGEIRLLGKNIYDPDISLIELRKSVGMVFQRPNPLPISIYDNIVFGLRLHTPPGELKRDRLDAAVEQALMDVNLWTELKDKLKIRATGLSLDRQQKLCIARLLPLKPEIILMDEPCSALDVEATRQIEELMLELAGRYTIVIVTHNMAQAKRVSHECAFMLLGELIEHSRTEDLFIRPLDSRTADYIEGRFG, from the coding sequence ATGATCGAGTCCGCCTTCAGCATCACCACCCGGAACCTCAATCTCTGGTACGCCGGCTTTCATGCGCTGCGCAACGTCGACTTGCAGGTGCGTGATGGTCTGATCACCGCCCTGATCGGACCTTCCGGCTGTGGCAAAACCACCCTGTTGCGCTGTTTCAACCGCGTCAATGAACGGTATGGCAATGTCCGCACCACCGGTGAGATCCGGCTGCTGGGCAAAAATATTTACGATCCCGATATCTCGCTCATCGAACTGCGCAAGAGCGTCGGGATGGTATTTCAACGCCCCAACCCTTTGCCCATCTCCATCTATGATAACATTGTCTTCGGGCTGCGCCTCCATACACCACCTGGTGAGCTCAAGCGCGACCGGCTCGATGCGGCGGTGGAACAGGCTCTCATGGATGTCAATTTATGGACCGAACTCAAAGACAAATTGAAGATACGCGCCACGGGCCTCTCGCTGGATCGACAGCAAAAGCTCTGCATCGCGAGGCTGTTGCCGCTTAAACCAGAGATCATCCTCATGGATGAGCCCTGTTCCGCTCTTGATGTGGAGGCCACCCGCCAGATCGAGGAACTGATGCTGGAGCTGGCCGGGCGCTACACCATCGTCATCGTTACCCATAACATGGCCCAAGCGAAGCGTGTCAGCCATGAATGCGCCTTCATGCTCCTCGGCGAGCTGATCGAACACAGCCGCACCGAGGATCTCTTCATCCGGCCTCTTGACAGCCGCACAGCGGACTATATCGAAGGCCGTTTCGGCTGA